A genomic segment from Aspergillus chevalieri M1 DNA, chromosome 7, nearly complete sequence encodes:
- a CDS encoding uncharacterized protein (COG:S;~EggNog:ENOG410Q27Y) — protein sequence MPPKRASRTPQPAPQRVYDLRKTHIPRISPPPEEGYQGRKNTNGVYVPRAAATKAAAMRRRAAAARAARANEEADASPGPPQTRLRTPNRRSTTPQARRSATPGKRVQFALQNAQPKPSSAAKSNASPQKEALHRRAASTSTEPETTEADEASEASYDEEEVYEEGVNEDHDENGPEDEESGQMDDEGSADEDDNLPSIDDRDVDTEEEASARALYDAKEKYRELIGRRVLDEARRRYPEGVQRQPREVETSDLEAALEDAMRAADYPVGIILNIRVNKKPYVKKSLPDSQRRSFNMENVEKAFLSAIAPTVGEEEYQIMARRVTVKHSSGRGGTTHHDFDDFDTANGSHILSIIDKHHSRHRTGMIEAHFDINVQCDAILPTPKRSRQPEPPSSDIPSSPPSFPPKKRQNRSSRLQEQHSTRLDTIRVAGNFQRQLMDRWRCHDPNCTNKDNYCFSDPTERTKHFNITAVQHEAWANAISNGEATIQNPPVKMLRYWEEHQGALNRQSRQPARQTFIQQTKSSLERLAEMQQQMHERMLEARMYDQMDALEEKQERREERNERRRMEQERREHELAHARLMYMPPHYAAMPYSHGQSPRPMMPISGQYPAAQYPRAPITPQAASRAPQKRRSSPIDETTDEYELLESFFYWKNVNTPNPRQKEKWNQVKEIVFQNDWTIQDLKDMEDDASPMYQRAIKAGISDGFTRLIQRELQAFKRDVRRQKEAHEEELQAIATLGQLGHQTDIEGSEFMRYT from the coding sequence ATGCCACCCAAGCGAGCCTCCCGAACACCGCAGCCAGCCCCCCAACGCGTATATGACCTTCGGAAAACGCACATTCCTCGCATATCCCCCCCTCCGGAGGAAGGCTATCAAGGGAGGAAAAATACCAATGGGGTATATGTTCCTCGTGCTGCTGCCACTAAAGCTGCAGCCATGCGTCGACGAGCAGCTGCCGCTCGAGCTGCACGTGCAAATGAAGAAGCCGATGCGTCTCCTGGGCCGCCGCAAACACGTTTAAGAACTCCGAATAGACGCTCTACAACCCCCCAGGCACGCCGTTCAGCTACTCCTGgaaaaagagtgcagtttGCACTGCAAAATGCCCAGCCGAAGCCATCATCTGCAGCCAAATCCAACGCGTCACCTCAAAAGGAAGCCTTGCACCGTAGGGCTGCCTCTACGAGTACTGAGCCTGAAACCACTGAAGCAGATGAGGCATCAGAGGCCTCatatgatgaagaggaagtatATGAAGAAGGGGTGAATGAGGATCATGATGAGAATGGtccagaagacgaagaaagtggacaaatggatgatgaggggagtgctgatgaggatgacaaTCTACCCTCCATAGATGACCGGGATGTTGATACTGAAGAGGAGGCCTCTGCCCGGGCGCTCTATGATGCGAAAGAGAAGTATAGAGAGCTTATTGGACGACGTGTTCTAGATGAAGCCCGGCGCCGCTATCCAGAAGGCGTACAACGGCAGCCTCGAGAAGTTGAGACTTCAGATTTGGAAGCAGCATTAGAGGATGCCATGAGAGCTGCAGACTATCCTGTAGGCATCATCCTGAATATTCGCGTCAACAAGAAGCCATATGTGAAGAAGAGCTTGCCTGATAGTCAGCGCCGTTCCTTCAATATGGAGAATGTTGAAAAGGCCTTTCTAAGTGCCATTGCTCCAACggttggagaggaagagtatCAAATCATGGCTCGGAGAGTTACCGTCAAACACTCTTCTGGGCGTGGTGGCACCACCCACCATGATTTTGATGATTTTGACACTGCTAACGGCAGCCATATACTATCAATTATAGATAAACACCATAGTCGCCATCGGACAGGCATGATTGAAGCCCATTTCGATATAAATGTCCAGTGTGATGCCATCTTACCAACACCGAAGCGTTCACGGCAGCCAGAGCCCCCTTCTTCAGACATACCGAGCTCCCCCCCTTCCTTCCCTCCAAAAAAGCGCCAAAATCGATCAAGTCGCCTGCAAGAGCAGCATAGTACTCGGCTTGATACCATTCGTGTTGCTGGCAACTTTCAACGCCAGTTGATGGACCGTTGGCGTTGTCACGATCCAAATTGCACAAACAAGGATAACTACTGCTTTTCTGATCCAACCGAGCGTACAAAGCACTTTAATATCACTGCTGTACAGCATGAAGCATGGGCAAATGCTATATCAAATGGTGAAGCTACTATTCAAAATCCTCCGGTCAAAATGCTTCGCTATTGGGAGGAGCATCAGGGTGCTTTAAATAGACAGTCCCGCCAACCAGCCCGCCAAACTTTTATCCAACAAACGAAGTCATCACTTGAGCGATTAGCTgaaatgcagcagcaaatgcatgaGCGGATGTTGGAGGCTCGTATGTATGATCAAATGGATGCCCTGGAGGAAAAACAGGAGCGCAGGGAGGAGAGAAATGAGCGAAGGCGTATGGAGCAAGAACGACGTGAGCATGAGCTGGCACATGCACGCTTGATGTACATGCCTCCCCACTATGCAGCCATGCCATACAGCCATGGCCAGTCTCCCCGGCCAATGATGCCTATTTCAGGCCAATATCCTGCAGCGCAATATCCTCGCGCTCCAATTACTCCTCAGGCGGCCTCTCGGGCACCCCAAAAACGCCGTTCTAGCCCAATTGATGAGACAACAGATGAGTATGAGCTGCTTGAGTCTTTTTTCTATTGGAAGAATGTCAACACGCCAAATCCACGCCAAAAAGAGAAGTGGAATCAAGTGAAGGAAATTGTATTTCAAAATGATTGGACGATACAGGATTTAAAGGACATGGAGGATGACGCCAGCCCCATGTATCAGCGTGCTATAAAGGCAGGCATCTCAGATGGCTTCACTCGCCTTATTCAGCGGGAGCTGCAGGCATTCAAACGTGATGTTCGGCGTCAGAAAGAAGCTCATGAGGAAGAGCTTCAAGCTATTGCCACTTTGGGTCAGCTAGGCCATCAAACAGACATTGAAGGATCGGAATTTATGCGATATACCTGA